In Candidatus Methylacidithermus pantelleriae, the following proteins share a genomic window:
- a CDS encoding LysR family transcriptional regulator gives MQIETFKVFQDLVDSRSFSKAAQLNFISQSAVSQQIRALEERFHVPLIDRGNKYLSLTREGQIFYESAKEIVNLYQSLQNRLAELRNVVSGVIRVSTVYSIGLHELPPYLRRFLKEYPEVNVRIEYRHARQVYEDVQDGLSDVGLVAYPVQRKTIRVEPFRKDRLVVICYPSHPFAQRKEVTLAEVAKEKFVGFESDIPTRKAIDRIFRERGLELRPVMEFDNIETVKRAVEIEAGISVVPLATVQQELKTGTLCKVEFAGQSYYRPLGILCKAGRVLSPAIKRFLETLKQEPVEGALGD, from the coding sequence GTGCAAATTGAAACGTTTAAAGTCTTCCAGGATCTGGTCGACTCTCGCAGCTTCAGCAAGGCTGCGCAATTAAATTTTATCTCGCAGTCCGCGGTCAGCCAGCAGATCCGTGCGTTGGAAGAGCGATTCCACGTTCCGCTCATTGACCGAGGTAACAAATATCTTTCGCTCACGCGGGAGGGACAAATTTTCTATGAATCGGCTAAGGAGATCGTTAATCTCTACCAGAGCTTGCAGAACCGGCTGGCCGAGCTTCGCAACGTCGTGTCTGGCGTGATCCGCGTTTCTACGGTCTATAGCATTGGCTTGCACGAGTTGCCTCCTTACTTGAGGCGTTTTCTTAAGGAATATCCGGAGGTCAATGTTCGGATCGAGTATCGCCATGCCCGGCAGGTTTATGAAGATGTCCAGGACGGACTGTCTGACGTTGGTCTTGTGGCCTATCCTGTTCAGCGAAAAACGATCCGTGTGGAACCGTTCCGGAAGGACCGGCTGGTGGTCATCTGTTATCCCTCCCATCCCTTTGCCCAGCGCAAGGAAGTCACACTGGCTGAGGTAGCCAAAGAGAAGTTTGTCGGCTTTGAGTCCGACATTCCTACCCGCAAAGCCATCGACCGGATTTTCCGAGAAAGGGGCTTGGAACTCCGGCCGGTAATGGAATTTGACAATATTGAGACGGTCAAAAGAGCGGTTGAGATCGAAGCGGGCATTTCCGTGGTGCCCCTTGCTACGGTCCAACAGGAGCTAAAAACCGGCACGCTCTGCAAGGTAGAGTTTGCTGGCCAAAGCTACTACCGGCCCCTGGGGATCCTCTGCAAGGCAGGCCGCGTGCTTTCTCCCGCAATTAAGCGGTTTTTGGAGACCTTAAAACAGGAGCCGGTCGAAGGTGCTCTGGGAGATTGA
- a CDS encoding Fur family transcriptional regulator, with product MDSKEIRDQVVEHLRKKGLRVTKERTAIIEAAFGSSRHFTAEELLEEARKLVPSVSRATVYRTLPLLLETGLLHRLDLDRGERYYDPNYATHPEHNHLICLDCNKIFEFEDNHLEARENEITRALGFAPATKHVRIEATCQRLRELGFCQNRG from the coding sequence ATGGATTCCAAGGAAATTCGTGACCAGGTAGTTGAGCACCTGCGGAAAAAAGGGCTTCGGGTAACCAAGGAACGTACGGCGATTATCGAGGCCGCGTTTGGATCCTCTCGGCACTTTACCGCGGAGGAGCTTCTGGAAGAGGCTCGCAAACTGGTCCCCTCCGTTTCGCGGGCAACCGTTTATCGGACTCTTCCTCTCCTTTTGGAAACTGGGCTACTGCATCGACTGGACTTGGATCGAGGAGAGCGTTACTACGATCCTAATTACGCAACGCATCCGGAGCATAACCACTTGATCTGCTTGGATTGCAACAAGATCTTTGAGTTCGAGGATAATCACCTTGAAGCCCGGGAAAACGAAATTACCCGTGCGCTTGGGTTTGCTCCCGCAACTAAGCATGTAAGAATTGAAGCTACCTGTCAGCGCCTGCGTGAGCTAGGCTTCTGCCAAAATCGGGGTTAA
- a CDS encoding universal stress protein produces the protein MFRHILVGYDGSTMAEHALLLAAAIAERFGSQLSVLSVIHPPGSDQDIEFEVERQKLSESLNDVAARLQRRGLLVVTELVEGDPAEELLRWANRHQVDLLVVGRRGLSRWEYWVLGSISEHVIRHARCPVLVAEPVAMAKDTGSSQT, from the coding sequence ATGTTTCGCCACATCTTAGTTGGATACGATGGGTCTACCATGGCGGAGCATGCACTCCTTCTAGCAGCGGCCATTGCCGAGCGATTTGGCTCGCAATTGAGCGTGCTTTCCGTCATTCATCCCCCGGGGTCGGATCAGGACATTGAATTTGAGGTGGAACGGCAGAAACTTTCCGAGAGCCTAAACGACGTCGCAGCCCGGCTCCAAAGACGAGGGCTTTTGGTAGTAACGGAGCTTGTGGAGGGAGATCCTGCCGAGGAGCTCTTGCGCTGGGCAAACCGGCACCAGGTTGATCTTCTTGTGGTGGGAAGACGCGGCCTTTCTCGCTGGGAGTACTGGGTCTTGGGCTCCATTTCGGAACATGTCATTCGCCATGCTCGCTGCCCAGTTTTGGTTGCGGAGCCAGTAGCGATGGCCAAAGACACCGGCTCCTCCCAGACCTGA